One Capillibacterium thermochitinicola genomic window carries:
- a CDS encoding BofC C-terminal domain-containing protein — protein sequence MKRVGLVLLLGLVLGGVYLLANTGKLALVSGSVLKQKSFTLEYTAFYTGCQHEERKEECHSPRTRNELLEKLTNEGWVITSFTSERVGLEKEETKLCPGCQEQEFIGIYGNEIGVYAGSPEKPGPLKQVIPVNISRLPKAEIEDLRAGIVCRGAQEKWRILEGYQN from the coding sequence ATGAAAAGGGTTGGACTGGTCCTCCTCCTCGGACTGGTTTTGGGGGGTGTTTACCTCCTGGCCAACACCGGGAAACTCGCTTTGGTCAGCGGCTCCGTACTGAAACAGAAAAGTTTTACCCTTGAATATACAGCTTTTTATACCGGTTGCCAACATGAGGAGCGGAAGGAAGAGTGCCACTCCCCACGAACCCGGAACGAACTCCTGGAAAAGCTAACCAACGAAGGCTGGGTAATCACCAGTTTTACCTCGGAGCGGGTGGGCTTGGAAAAAGAGGAGACCAAGCTATGCCCGGGGTGCCAGGAGCAAGAGTTTATCGGGATTTACGGAAATGAAATTGGCGTGTACGCCGGGAGTCCCGAAAAGCCCGGCCCCTTGAAACAGGTGATCCCGGTCAATATCAGCCGGCTTCCCAAGGCGGAGATTGAAGACCTCAGAGCGGGGATTGTCTGCCGAGGCGCCCAAGAGAAATGGCGGATTCTCGAGGGGTATCAGAACTGA
- a CDS encoding YebC/PmpR family DNA-binding transcriptional regulator — MAGHSKWANIKRKKEKTDAQKAKAFTKVTREIIVATKAGGGDPDGNFQLRLAIQKAKAINMPNDNITRAIKRGLGSSEADQYEEIIYEGYGPGGVAFLVQTLSDNRNRTASEMRYIFSRNNGNLGETGCVAWLFDKKGVISVPKEKVNLDEEKLFELALEAGAEDLRDEDEYYEIITGIAELEQVRNYLEGKIPIEEAELSYLPKNTVTVSGEDGENLLKLVDALEEHDDVQNVYANFEIAEGN, encoded by the coding sequence ATGGCCGGACATTCGAAATGGGCTAATATCAAACGGAAGAAAGAAAAGACGGATGCACAGAAGGCAAAGGCATTTACCAAAGTAACCAGGGAGATTATCGTCGCCACCAAAGCCGGGGGCGGCGATCCGGACGGCAATTTCCAATTGCGGTTGGCTATTCAAAAAGCCAAAGCGATCAACATGCCCAATGATAACATCACCCGGGCCATTAAGCGGGGGTTGGGTTCCTCCGAGGCCGACCAGTATGAGGAGATTATTTACGAAGGATACGGGCCGGGCGGGGTTGCCTTTTTGGTTCAAACCTTGTCGGACAACCGGAACCGGACGGCCAGTGAAATGCGGTATATCTTTTCGCGGAACAACGGAAACCTGGGAGAGACCGGCTGTGTGGCCTGGCTTTTTGACAAAAAAGGGGTAATTTCCGTTCCTAAAGAAAAAGTGAACCTTGATGAAGAGAAATTATTTGAACTGGCGTTGGAAGCCGGAGCCGAGGATCTCCGGGATGAAGATGAATATTACGAAATTATTACTGGGATTGCCGAATTGGAACAGGTGCGTAACTATTTGGAAGGGAAAATTCCGATTGAAGAAGCCGAACTGTCCTATCTTCCCAAGAATACGGTCACCGTTAGCGGGGAGGACGGAGAAAACCTCCTCAAATTGGTCGATGCTTTGGAAGAACACGATGATGTCCAAAATGTTTATGCCAATTTTGAAATCGCCGAAGGGAACTGA
- a CDS encoding PrsW family intramembrane metalloprotease → MLVPHLLVSILPGVLWLVFFYRKDRHEPEPKRVIARVFLGGMFMVVPAGALEFLGKDGLTIARGSGDLGLIFLYAFLYIGLIEEGLKFLLLALTVNYRKDMNEPVDGIVYGITVGLGFAALENLLYTRTMGFEVGIWRAVVTCLAHATFSGWGGYFLTAGGAYRSVRQRFFRGFGVALFWHGLYDFFIFLNTPFWSAGALVLTGILLYFLFRKMHELEAASPFNN, encoded by the coding sequence ATGCTGGTTCCACATCTCTTGGTTTCGATCCTGCCGGGGGTCTTATGGCTTGTCTTCTTTTACCGGAAAGACCGGCATGAACCGGAGCCGAAGCGGGTAATTGCCCGGGTCTTCCTGGGTGGCATGTTCATGGTGGTTCCGGCCGGGGCGCTCGAATTCCTTGGTAAAGACGGGCTAACCATCGCCCGGGGTTCCGGCGATTTAGGGCTCATCTTTCTCTATGCCTTCTTGTATATTGGCCTGATCGAGGAAGGGCTAAAATTTTTACTCCTGGCCCTCACCGTGAACTACCGCAAAGACATGAACGAACCGGTGGACGGGATTGTTTATGGCATCACGGTCGGTCTGGGCTTCGCGGCTTTGGAGAACCTCCTCTACACGAGAACGATGGGCTTTGAAGTCGGGATCTGGCGGGCGGTTGTGACCTGTTTAGCCCATGCCACCTTTTCGGGCTGGGGCGGCTATTTTTTAACGGCGGGGGGAGCATACCGTTCCGTGCGGCAACGGTTTTTCCGCGGTTTCGGGGTGGCCCTGTTTTGGCACGGGTTATATGATTTCTTCATTTTTTTGAACACCCCGTTTTGGTCGGCGGGTGCCCTGGTCCTGACGGGGATTTTACTCTATTTCCTGTTTCGGAAAATGCACGAACTGGAGGCCGCTTCTCCCTTTAACAATTGA
- a CDS encoding CDP-alcohol phosphatidyltransferase family protein, which produces MNTANLLSLTRLLLAPFILVFFSRKNLYGVIVVWALAALTDFLDGRMARKLGEISELGKILDPLADKITLGCSLIALMIWYDLPDWLGVIYITKELLQLTGGLFFFRKKQKVIPSNYWGKASTFIFFVGLFVFCIVAELGVLILSLGLILSMIAFFTYSRNALKKN; this is translated from the coding sequence ATGAATACCGCTAATCTTCTCTCACTAACCCGACTTCTCTTAGCCCCATTTATTCTGGTGTTTTTTTCCCGGAAGAACCTCTATGGTGTGATTGTGGTTTGGGCCTTGGCGGCGCTGACGGATTTTCTCGACGGGCGCATGGCGCGCAAGCTGGGCGAGATTAGTGAATTGGGGAAGATTCTTGATCCGTTGGCGGACAAAATCACCTTGGGCTGTTCTCTTATTGCCCTAATGATCTGGTACGACTTACCCGACTGGCTTGGCGTGATCTATATCACCAAGGAACTGCTGCAATTAACCGGTGGGTTGTTCTTTTTTAGGAAGAAGCAAAAAGTGATTCCCAGTAACTATTGGGGAAAAGCCAGCACCTTTATCTTCTTCGTCGGCTTGTTTGTCTTTTGTATCGTTGCCGAACTGGGTGTGCTTATTCTTTCGTTGGGCCTTATCCTCTCGATGATTGCTTTTTTTACCTATTCTCGAAATGCCTTAAAGAAGAATTAG
- the sigE gene encoding RNA polymerase sporulation sigma factor SigE translates to MRLALKILIVRILQKLTLYPRGIYYIGGSEALPPPLSSEEEGYLLGKLKTGDPAVRSLLIEHNLRLVVYIARKFENTGVGIEDLVSIGAIGLIKAVNTFDPDKKIKLATYASRCIENEILMYLRRNSKLRSEVSFDEPLNVDWDGNELLLSDVLGTENDIAYKQLEEEVDKDLLASAMAMLTRRERSIVELRFGLKDGVEKTQKEVADYLGISQSYISRLEKRIIKKLQKEIRKMG, encoded by the coding sequence ATGCGGCTGGCCCTTAAAATCCTGATCGTCCGCATTCTGCAGAAATTAACCCTTTACCCGCGGGGGATTTATTATATTGGCGGCAGTGAAGCGCTTCCTCCCCCCCTCAGCAGTGAAGAGGAAGGTTATCTGCTGGGGAAATTGAAAACCGGGGATCCGGCGGTGCGCAGCCTGCTCATTGAACATAATCTCCGCTTGGTGGTTTATATTGCCCGGAAATTTGAGAACACCGGGGTGGGGATTGAGGATCTGGTTTCGATCGGAGCGATTGGCTTAATCAAAGCGGTCAATACGTTTGATCCCGATAAGAAAATAAAACTGGCGACCTATGCCTCCCGTTGTATTGAGAATGAGATCCTAATGTATTTGCGCCGGAACAGTAAACTCCGGTCGGAAGTGTCCTTCGATGAACCGCTCAATGTGGACTGGGACGGGAACGAACTGCTCCTGTCGGATGTCCTGGGGACCGAAAACGACATCGCCTATAAACAGTTGGAGGAAGAGGTGGATAAAGATTTACTGGCTTCGGCGATGGCTATGTTAACGCGGCGGGAAAGGTCCATTGTTGAATTGCGCTTCGGGCTGAAGGACGGGGTCGAGAAAACCCAGAAGGAAGTGGCTGATTATCTGGGAATCTCCCAGTCTTACATCTCCCGGCTGGAAAAGCGGATCATCAAAAAGTTACAAAAAGAAATCAGAAAAATGGGGTAG
- a CDS encoding sigma-E processing peptidase SpoIIGA, which translates to MRDVFIDDWIFGAFISLIMNYLLLWATGRILNKNRAGWRLLAAAFFGSIYYFVLCFRMAIGTVGNYELIIFIGTGILMLVIAFPQRSVKELLRTIGLFALLLVLTSGVTYFLLYPPFFPAAAYYNPWQVVLVNILSLLVVTELGWGLVHQVLLEKECLFALRLSVNGNSREFSALLDTGNTLVDPLTRHPVLVVESQVLQGVVPPEILALSERMAEGGLPDNKALEFSPDWMARIRFISYTSVGRQKGFLLGFRPDEVCLLDKEPKRLPPVVIGLYQFAKLGGEGKYQALLPSTLLNGVY; encoded by the coding sequence ATGCGGGATGTCTTTATTGACGATTGGATCTTTGGGGCTTTTATAAGTTTGATCATGAATTATCTTTTGTTATGGGCGACGGGAAGGATCCTCAACAAGAACCGGGCCGGGTGGCGTCTTTTGGCGGCCGCTTTCTTCGGCAGCATTTATTATTTTGTACTGTGCTTTCGGATGGCGATTGGTACGGTTGGCAATTACGAACTGATCATTTTTATCGGGACCGGGATCCTGATGCTGGTTATCGCTTTTCCGCAGCGGTCGGTGAAAGAACTCCTGCGGACAATTGGTCTCTTTGCCTTACTATTGGTTTTAACCTCCGGAGTCACCTACTTTCTTTTGTATCCGCCCTTCTTTCCCGCTGCGGCTTACTATAACCCGTGGCAGGTGGTTTTGGTCAACATTCTTTCCCTGCTGGTCGTGACCGAATTGGGGTGGGGGTTGGTGCACCAAGTATTGCTGGAGAAAGAATGTCTATTTGCGTTACGGCTCAGTGTCAACGGAAACTCCCGCGAGTTCTCGGCCTTACTGGATACGGGTAATACCCTTGTTGATCCTTTGACGAGACACCCGGTTTTAGTGGTGGAAAGCCAGGTTCTACAAGGGGTTGTTCCCCCCGAGATTCTGGCCTTAAGCGAGCGGATGGCGGAGGGAGGCCTGCCGGACAACAAGGCACTGGAGTTTAGCCCGGACTGGATGGCCCGCATCCGGTTTATCAGTTATACCAGCGTGGGAAGGCAGAAGGGTTTTCTGTTGGGCTTCCGCCCGGATGAAGTGTGTTTATTGGATAAGGAGCCGAAAAGACTGCCGCCGGTGGTCATTGGGCTTTACCAGTTCGCGAAGTTGGGCGGTGAGGGCAAATACCAAGCGCTCTTACCTTCAACGCTTTTGAACGGGGTTTATTAG
- the ftsZ gene encoding cell division protein FtsZ — MLQFEVTNQQFATIKVIGVGGGGTNAVNRMIEAGLQGVEFVAINTDGQALLRSKADTRLRIGDQLTKGLGAGANPEIGRQAAEESREEISQVLKGSDMVFITAGMGGGTGTGAAPVIAEMAKEAGALTVGVVTKPFNFEGKVRMLQAEEGVKALRERVDTLITIPNERLFQIVDRKTSFVEAFKTADDVLRQGVQGISDLITITGLINVDFADVKTIMNNAGSALMGIGVARGENRAVEAAKAAVSSPLLETSIAGAKGILLNITGSSDLGLFEINEAAAIITEAADPDANIIFGAVIDDKQGDEIRITVIATGFQQKKQRLGLEELELRSLVDGDELEIPSFLWKKGKRG; from the coding sequence ATGCTTCAGTTTGAAGTAACAAACCAACAGTTTGCCACGATCAAAGTCATCGGTGTGGGCGGCGGAGGGACCAACGCTGTTAACCGGATGATTGAAGCGGGCTTACAAGGGGTTGAATTTGTAGCAATTAATACGGATGGACAAGCCCTGCTCCGCTCAAAGGCTGATACAAGATTGCGTATTGGTGACCAGTTAACCAAGGGTTTAGGCGCCGGGGCGAATCCGGAGATTGGACGGCAGGCGGCCGAAGAGAGCAGAGAAGAGATTAGCCAGGTGCTGAAAGGCTCCGATATGGTCTTCATCACCGCCGGAATGGGTGGGGGGACCGGAACGGGGGCGGCACCGGTTATTGCGGAAATGGCAAAAGAAGCAGGGGCGCTGACGGTTGGCGTGGTGACCAAACCATTTAATTTTGAGGGCAAGGTCCGGATGCTCCAGGCGGAGGAGGGGGTTAAAGCCTTAAGAGAACGGGTTGATACCCTGATCACCATCCCCAATGAACGCCTGTTTCAGATCGTTGACCGCAAAACCTCCTTTGTCGAGGCCTTTAAAACCGCGGATGATGTTCTGCGCCAAGGGGTACAAGGAATCTCCGATCTGATCACGATTACCGGACTGATTAATGTGGATTTTGCCGATGTCAAGACCATTATGAACAACGCCGGCTCCGCCCTGATGGGCATTGGGGTCGCCCGGGGCGAGAACCGGGCGGTGGAAGCAGCCAAGGCGGCGGTCTCTTCCCCGCTTCTTGAGACTTCGATTGCCGGCGCGAAGGGAATTTTGCTAAATATCACAGGCAGTTCGGATCTGGGGCTGTTTGAGATCAACGAAGCCGCGGCGATCATTACCGAAGCGGCCGATCCCGACGCCAACATTATCTTTGGCGCAGTGATCGATGACAAACAGGGGGACGAGATCCGGATCACTGTGATTGCCACCGGTTTTCAACAGAAAAAACAACGGCTTGGGCTGGAAGAATTGGAACTGCGCTCACTGGTGGACGGGGACGAACTGGAAATCCCCTCCTTCCTCTGGAAAAAAGGAAAACGTGGCTAG
- a CDS encoding DUF6115 domain-containing protein, with translation MIIVLGWRERKRNWRRFSEITSRLAQVEELLLEVCSLVEERLIKEELSPLPHEPEKTEKPEEPEVTEEPEEKAQPEKPQGPAELGRPDGVERREVSHLPEGTKQPSPTAMGKRETSVLNREQPEKQGEPKQPEQPERPEQAKSPVSQPKPQTQAESKQTMGRKVMATKGQNLPAWNQQIIELWQKGLSVQEIARQLEKGQGEVQLIVDLYCDERPQS, from the coding sequence GTGATCATTGTTCTGGGCTGGCGGGAAAGGAAAAGAAATTGGCGGAGATTTTCGGAAATAACTTCCCGGCTGGCACAGGTCGAAGAGTTGCTATTGGAAGTCTGTTCGCTAGTGGAGGAAAGACTGATCAAGGAAGAACTTTCCCCGCTCCCGCATGAACCGGAGAAAACGGAAAAACCAGAAGAGCCGGAAGTGACGGAGGAACCGGAAGAAAAGGCGCAGCCGGAAAAACCGCAGGGACCCGCGGAGCTTGGTAGACCGGATGGGGTGGAGCGCCGGGAAGTCAGCCATCTACCGGAAGGAACCAAACAACCGTCACCAACGGCAATGGGTAAAAGGGAAACATCCGTTCTGAACAGGGAGCAACCGGAAAAACAAGGGGAGCCGAAGCAGCCGGAACAACCGGAGCGGCCGGAGCAAGCGAAATCCCCGGTCTCCCAGCCGAAGCCACAAACCCAAGCAGAGAGCAAGCAAACGATGGGCCGAAAAGTAATGGCCACAAAAGGGCAAAATCTGCCCGCCTGGAATCAACAGATCATCGAACTGTGGCAAAAAGGACTCTCGGTCCAGGAGATCGCCCGCCAACTCGAAAAAGGCCAGGGAGAAGTCCAATTAATCGTTGACCTTTATTGCGATGAGCGACCGCAGAGTTAA
- a CDS encoding DUF342 domain-containing protein yields MSLAHIKVDLSSDKMHAYLQLEIPPEGTAWPTYEDVIKKLNEEGVVFGLKEEVIHRVLEEKTGKVTLVAEGVYPINGEDASLKYYFETDRVRLLPKELEDGRVDHRELSLVQSVQKGQVLIEKTPATPGVPGTNVLGEEVKPVPGKDVNVVVGKNVAWDGNRLIATCDGEPTKIGNKVSVQVVHEIRSNVGYKTGNIDFIGSVHIRGDVESGFVVKAGGDVVITGNVEGGSIYAEGNITINGGIIGQDKSVIKCGGDLYARYIDHAQVDAEGVIKVRDAIMHSVVNSGQKVILGTKKGMIMGGVVRAADLIDVQFLGSKMGTQTEVEVGINPGFRRELNEIEKRLPNLEKELDMVEKALNILNRQPELPPNREEQKAKLIRTSFVLKAEKRKLESRREEILQMINERQLERGSIRVRQTIYPGVRVIIGKAVRVFKDNFNYAVLTYHEGEVSIQPYR; encoded by the coding sequence TTGAGCTTGGCACATATTAAGGTTGATTTATCCTCCGACAAGATGCATGCTTATTTACAACTTGAGATCCCACCGGAGGGAACGGCTTGGCCTACCTATGAGGATGTAATTAAAAAACTGAATGAAGAAGGCGTCGTCTTCGGGTTAAAGGAAGAAGTAATCCACCGTGTTTTGGAAGAAAAGACGGGTAAGGTAACACTGGTTGCGGAAGGAGTTTATCCAATCAATGGCGAGGATGCCAGTTTAAAGTATTACTTTGAAACCGACCGGGTCCGACTTCTCCCAAAAGAGTTGGAAGACGGTCGCGTTGACCACCGTGAATTGTCTTTGGTCCAGAGTGTCCAGAAAGGTCAAGTCTTGATTGAAAAGACGCCGGCGACCCCCGGCGTACCGGGAACGAACGTTTTGGGTGAAGAAGTGAAACCGGTTCCCGGAAAGGACGTCAATGTGGTGGTTGGGAAAAATGTGGCCTGGGATGGCAACCGGTTGATCGCGACTTGTGACGGTGAGCCGACCAAGATCGGGAATAAAGTGTCGGTGCAAGTGGTCCATGAGATCAGAAGCAATGTTGGTTATAAAACTGGCAATATCGATTTTATTGGTTCGGTTCATATCCGGGGTGATGTGGAAAGCGGATTTGTCGTTAAGGCCGGCGGTGATGTGGTGATCACCGGTAATGTTGAAGGCGGGAGCATTTATGCCGAAGGAAATATCACGATCAACGGCGGGATCATTGGCCAGGACAAATCGGTGATCAAATGTGGCGGCGATCTTTATGCCCGCTATATTGACCATGCCCAGGTTGATGCGGAAGGGGTAATCAAGGTCCGTGATGCGATCATGCATAGTGTGGTCAACTCGGGGCAGAAAGTTATCCTCGGGACGAAAAAAGGGATGATCATGGGTGGTGTGGTCCGGGCGGCCGACCTGATTGATGTCCAGTTTTTAGGGTCCAAAATGGGGACCCAGACCGAGGTTGAAGTGGGGATTAACCCTGGATTCCGCCGGGAACTGAATGAGATAGAAAAAAGATTACCCAACCTGGAGAAAGAGCTCGACATGGTGGAGAAGGCGCTTAATATCTTAAACCGGCAGCCGGAGCTTCCACCGAACCGGGAGGAACAAAAGGCCAAACTGATCCGTACTTCGTTCGTTTTAAAAGCCGAAAAGCGTAAACTGGAGAGCCGGCGGGAAGAGATTTTGCAAATGATCAACGAGCGCCAGTTGGAACGGGGTTCGATCCGGGTGCGCCAGACCATCTACCCCGGTGTCCGTGTCATTATCGGAAAAGCGGTGCGGGTCTTTAAAGATAACTTTAACTATGCCGTGTTGACCTATCATGAAGGAGAAGTGTCGATTCAACCATACCGTTAA
- the whiG gene encoding RNA polymerase sigma factor WhiG, with amino-acid sequence MFNKGRDAQLWKDYRQGGSDAAREKLIEGYAPLVKYVAGRVAIGLPPNVEFDDLVSYGIFGLIDAIDKFDPDRGIKFETYAIARIRGAIMDGLRNNDWVPRSVRQKAKELEKVCSELENKLGRYATDQEICESLNISLEEFHRLLNEVSCTTLSSLDEMWMTRNLDDDSVRVLDLIENEDSSDPEKLVEINELKAALAKSIDALSEREKLVITLYYYEGLTLKEIGQTLNISESRVSQIHTKAIFRLKGRLSRWRTAIEVL; translated from the coding sequence ATGTTCAATAAAGGGCGGGATGCACAGCTTTGGAAGGATTACCGCCAGGGAGGTTCGGACGCCGCCCGTGAGAAGTTAATCGAGGGGTATGCTCCCCTTGTTAAATATGTGGCAGGCCGGGTGGCAATCGGTCTACCACCAAATGTGGAATTTGATGATTTGGTGAGCTATGGGATATTTGGTTTAATTGATGCCATTGACAAATTTGATCCCGACCGTGGGATTAAATTTGAGACTTACGCGATTGCCCGGATCAGAGGGGCAATCATGGACGGGTTACGCAACAACGATTGGGTACCGCGGTCGGTACGGCAAAAGGCGAAAGAACTGGAGAAGGTCTGTAGTGAACTGGAAAACAAATTAGGAAGGTACGCCACGGATCAAGAGATCTGTGAGTCTTTAAATATTTCGTTGGAAGAATTCCACCGCCTACTAAACGAAGTCAGCTGTACAACACTGAGTTCTTTGGACGAAATGTGGATGACGCGCAACCTGGATGATGATAGCGTACGGGTTCTCGACTTGATTGAAAATGAGGATAGTTCGGATCCGGAAAAACTGGTTGAGATTAACGAGTTAAAGGCAGCGTTGGCAAAATCCATTGATGCACTTTCGGAACGGGAAAAACTGGTGATTACCCTTTACTATTACGAAGGATTAACGCTGAAAGAAATTGGCCAGACTTTGAACATTTCTGAATCACGAGTGTCGCAGATACATACCAAAGCAATTTTTCGTTTAAAAGGAAGGCTATCCCGCTGGCGTACTGCAATCGAAGTTTTGTAA
- a CDS encoding chemotaxis protein CheD produces MAHIMLPDSSLSGANALTNRGKFADTAIPDLIEAMQREGAMKERMVVKIAGGAQMFSFNGLNNQIQIGARNVAAVEKIIAEMGLKITNRSVGGNVGRSVLMDLETGNVTIKMLNSPDIIL; encoded by the coding sequence ATGGCCCACATTATGCTGCCCGACAGTTCTCTGTCCGGCGCCAATGCCCTGACCAACCGCGGTAAATTTGCCGACACGGCGATTCCCGACTTGATTGAGGCGATGCAACGGGAAGGGGCCATGAAAGAACGAATGGTTGTGAAGATCGCCGGTGGGGCCCAGATGTTTTCCTTCAATGGGCTGAACAATCAAATCCAGATCGGAGCGCGGAATGTTGCCGCGGTGGAAAAAATCATCGCAGAAATGGGTTTAAAAATCACCAACCGGAGCGTTGGCGGGAATGTCGGCCGGTCCGTTTTAATGGATTTAGAGACCGGTAACGTGACCATAAAGATGTTAAATTCCCCCGACATCATTTTATAA
- a CDS encoding chemotaxis protein CheC, which yields MIENLTPIQLDAIREVGNIGAAHAATVLSQLLNKKVSMTVPQVNILPLAEACDFVGGPEQPMVGVYLRIFGGAPSKMLYLFPEEKALFVAGLLINDPEKCSNLLGELEISALKEIGNILTGAYVYAFSNFTGINMLSSVPALAFDMVGAILNTILADLGEMGDYAVIIETQLTACDESVDGHFFLVPDPGSLATILEALGVKEGCQNRSGSECPK from the coding sequence ATGATTGAAAACCTGACCCCCATCCAACTGGACGCCATTCGTGAAGTGGGCAATATCGGTGCCGCCCACGCCGCTACGGTGCTTTCCCAACTTTTGAACAAGAAAGTATCGATGACTGTTCCGCAAGTAAACATTTTGCCCCTCGCCGAAGCTTGCGATTTTGTGGGCGGCCCGGAACAACCGATGGTCGGGGTTTATTTACGGATCTTCGGCGGGGCACCCAGTAAGATGCTTTATCTTTTTCCGGAAGAGAAAGCCCTCTTTGTGGCCGGGCTTTTGATTAACGACCCGGAGAAATGCAGCAATCTTTTAGGGGAATTGGAAATTTCGGCACTGAAAGAAATCGGGAATATTCTAACCGGGGCTTATGTTTATGCTTTTTCCAACTTTACCGGAATCAACATGTTATCGTCCGTACCGGCTCTCGCCTTTGATATGGTCGGTGCCATTCTCAACACGATCCTGGCTGACTTGGGTGAGATGGGTGATTACGCGGTGATCATTGAAACACAACTGACAGCCTGTGATGAGAGTGTTGACGGTCATTTCTTTCTTGTTCCGGACCCCGGATCTTTAGCAACTATCTTAGAGGCGTTGGGAGTGAAGGAAGGATGCCAGAACCGATCCGGGTCGGAATGTCCGAAATAG
- a CDS encoding chemotaxis protein CheW produces MKERQGKERQEETTQLIIFKLGEEEFGVDILQVREIEKLDQGITRVPKAPPFVEGVINLRGEIIPIVDLRVRFGLTLPELGLDSRVIIVEVGEALVGMLVDAVVEVLRIPVSAIEPPPPITKGVDSYYLAGVAKLEDRLIVLLNLERTLSPEEEKQLSEAELELE; encoded by the coding sequence ATGAAAGAGAGACAGGGTAAAGAACGACAAGAAGAAACTACCCAGCTAATCATCTTTAAGCTGGGAGAAGAAGAGTTTGGCGTGGATATTTTACAAGTGCGGGAGATTGAGAAACTGGACCAAGGGATTACGAGGGTGCCGAAGGCTCCACCGTTTGTGGAAGGGGTCATTAATCTACGCGGTGAGATCATTCCCATTGTTGACCTCCGGGTCCGTTTCGGGTTGACCCTGCCCGAGCTCGGGCTTGATTCCCGCGTCATCATTGTCGAAGTAGGAGAAGCGCTGGTCGGGATGTTAGTCGATGCTGTGGTTGAAGTCTTAAGGATTCCGGTTTCGGCGATTGAACCGCCGCCACCGATTACAAAAGGGGTGGATTCCTACTATTTGGCCGGTGTCGCTAAACTTGAGGACCGGTTAATTGTGCTGCTTAACTTGGAACGTACCCTTAGCCCGGAAGAGGAGAAACAATTGAGCGAAGCAGAACTGGAACTGGAGTGA